A window of the Acidimicrobiales bacterium genome harbors these coding sequences:
- the ilvB gene encoding biosynthetic-type acetolactate synthase large subunit, translating into MRINGAQALIKSLEMEGVDTVFGYPGGAILPVYDPVLDSEIRHVLARHEQGAGHMAEGYAHATGRPGVCMVTSGPAATNVVTPLADAMLDSIPMVCITGQVGLAAIGTDAFQEVDTTGITRSITKHNYLVTRAEDIPRIVKEAFYIATTGRPGPVLIDVPKNITDANNPDAWFDWYWPETVELPGYDPDIVVDNELVAEAVAMMLTAERPVLYVGGGVLKARGADALLRLAEMTNTPVVTTLMARGAFPDSHELNLGMPGMHGNYTAITAIQESDLLIAMGSRFDDRVTGRVASFAPFAKVIHVDIDPAEHGKVRRPDVAIVGDARVVMEEMVAQIEAAGGATAIANHDAWRSTLSGWQEKYPLTYNESAPGELLKPQFVLEKLRDGSPDDTIVASGVGQHQMFTSQYWTFDHPYTWINSGGLGTMGFSIPAAIGAKAAFPDRTVWAVDGDGCFQMTAQELVTASVSKIPVKIALLNNAYLGMVRQWQEMFYDNRYSEVYLSHDMPDYVKWAEAMGCVAFRVEDPSEVEEAIAKANAINDRPVVVEFRCVDNENVFPMVTAGGSNDDVIVDPSQADQLERDRAARATRTDRVQEAAR; encoded by the coding sequence ATGCGAATCAATGGAGCACAGGCTCTGATCAAGAGTCTGGAGATGGAGGGTGTCGACACCGTGTTCGGCTACCCCGGTGGGGCGATCCTTCCGGTCTACGACCCCGTGCTCGATTCGGAGATCCGCCACGTACTCGCTCGCCACGAGCAGGGGGCCGGCCACATGGCCGAGGGCTACGCGCATGCGACTGGCCGACCCGGCGTGTGCATGGTCACCTCCGGTCCGGCGGCCACGAACGTGGTCACCCCGCTCGCCGATGCCATGCTCGACTCGATCCCGATGGTGTGCATCACTGGTCAGGTGGGGCTGGCAGCCATCGGCACCGACGCCTTCCAAGAGGTCGACACCACCGGCATCACGCGGTCGATCACCAAGCACAACTATCTGGTGACCCGGGCCGAGGACATCCCACGGATCGTCAAGGAAGCGTTCTACATCGCCACCACGGGGAGACCGGGGCCGGTCCTCATCGATGTGCCGAAGAACATCACCGACGCCAACAACCCCGACGCCTGGTTCGATTGGTACTGGCCCGAGACCGTCGAGCTGCCCGGCTACGACCCCGACATCGTGGTCGACAACGAGCTTGTCGCCGAGGCCGTGGCCATGATGCTGACGGCCGAGCGCCCGGTGCTCTACGTCGGCGGTGGCGTGCTCAAGGCCCGCGGTGCCGACGCCCTGCTGCGGCTCGCCGAAATGACGAACACGCCGGTCGTCACCACGCTCATGGCTCGGGGCGCCTTCCCCGACAGCCACGAGCTCAACCTCGGCATGCCGGGGATGCACGGCAACTACACCGCCATCACGGCGATCCAGGAGTCCGACCTGCTGATCGCCATGGGCAGTCGCTTCGACGATCGCGTCACCGGCAGGGTCGCATCGTTCGCTCCCTTCGCCAAGGTGATCCACGTCGACATCGATCCGGCCGAACACGGCAAGGTCCGCCGCCCTGACGTCGCCATCGTTGGCGACGCCCGGGTCGTGATGGAGGAGATGGTCGCCCAGATCGAGGCAGCCGGCGGGGCCACGGCCATTGCCAACCACGATGCCTGGCGCTCGACCCTGTCGGGATGGCAAGAGAAGTATCCGCTCACCTACAACGAGTCAGCGCCGGGTGAACTCCTCAAGCCGCAGTTCGTGCTCGAGAAGCTGCGCGACGGTTCACCCGACGACACGATCGTCGCCTCCGGTGTCGGTCAGCATCAGATGTTCACCAGCCAGTATTGGACCTTCGATCACCCCTACACCTGGATCAACTCGGGTGGTCTGGGCACGATGGGCTTCTCGATCCCCGCGGCCATCGGCGCCAAGGCGGCCTTCCCTGATCGCACGGTCTGGGCGGTCGACGGCGATGGCTGCTTCCAGATGACCGCCCAGGAACTCGTGACTGCGTCGGTCTCGAAGATCCCGGTGAAGATCGCGCTGCTCAACAACGCCTATCTCGGCATGGTGCGGCAGTGGCAGGAGATGTTCTACGACAACCGCTACTCCGAGGTGTACCTCAGCCACGACATGCCGGACTACGTGAAGTGGGCCGAGGCCATGGGATGTGTGGCGTTCCGGGTCGAGGATCCGTCAGAGGTCGAGGAAGCCATCGCCAAGGCCAACGCCATCAACGATCGCCCCGTCGTGGTTGAGTTCCGTTGTGTCGACAACGAGAACGTGTTCCCAATGGTCACCGCCGGCGGATCGAACGACGACGTGATCGTCGACCCGTCACAAGCCGACCAACTCGAGCGTGACCGCGCCGCCCGCGCCACCCGCACCGATCGCGTCCAGGAGGCCGCACGATGA
- the ilvN gene encoding acetolactate synthase small subunit, which translates to MTRPGDLQHRTLAVLVEDKAGVLARVADLFARRGYNIVSLAVAPTGNDQFSRITIVVDVESAPLEQIVKQLFKLVNVVEILELAPEAAVERELIMVTVDTSPVTEGGRSRRSEVMELVDIFKGRILAVGTEALTVSLEGTPEKVDDFEKLISDFGILEIQRSGRIALTKLGVDAPRLRA; encoded by the coding sequence ATGACCCGCCCCGGAGATCTCCAGCACCGCACCCTCGCCGTGCTCGTCGAGGACAAGGCCGGCGTGCTCGCTCGCGTCGCCGACCTGTTCGCCCGACGCGGCTACAACATCGTGTCGCTCGCCGTGGCCCCCACCGGCAACGACCAGTTCAGCCGGATCACCATCGTCGTCGACGTCGAATCGGCCCCGCTCGAACAGATCGTGAAGCAGCTCTTCAAGCTGGTCAACGTGGTCGAGATCCTCGAACTCGCACCAGAAGCTGCCGTCGAACGCGAACTCATCATGGTCACGGTCGACACCTCACCCGTCACCGAAGGCGGCCGCAGCCGCCGCAGTGAGGTGATGGAGTTGGTCGACATCTTCAAAGGCCGCATCCTGGCCGTCGGCACCGAGGCGCTCACCGTCTCGCTCGAAGGCACGCCCGAAAAGGTCGACGACTTCGAGAAGCTCATCTCGGACTTCGGGATCCTCGAGATCCAGCGATCTGGTCGAATTGCCCTCACCAAGCTCGGGGTCGACGCGCCCCGTCTTCGGGCGTAG
- the ilvC gene encoding ketol-acid reductoisomerase, which yields MVNIYYEADADRSKIADRKVAVLGYGSQGHAHALNLKESGIDVRVGLREGSSSVDKAKEAGLEVRSIADAVAEADLIMMLMPDTEMAAIYEESVAPNLNDGDALFFAHGFNIRFGLIAPPQNVDVCMVAPKGPGHLVRRTYTEGGGVPCLIAVENDASGSAKELALAYADAIGGSRAGVIETTFTEETETDLFGEQAVLCGGTSRLVQAGFETLIEAGYQPEVAYFECLHELKLIVDLMYEEGIAGMRYSVSDTAEWGDLTSGPRIINDDVKAEMKKVLTEIQDGTFANNWVEESRSGRAKFLALEEAGHEHPIEKVGAKLRSMMPWISSGKTSVRETSGGQG from the coding sequence GTGGTCAACATCTACTACGAAGCCGACGCCGACCGTTCCAAGATTGCCGACCGCAAGGTGGCGGTTCTCGGCTACGGGTCGCAGGGCCATGCCCATGCGCTCAACCTCAAGGAGTCCGGGATCGACGTGCGTGTCGGTCTTCGTGAGGGCTCGTCGTCGGTCGACAAGGCGAAGGAGGCCGGCCTCGAGGTCCGCTCGATCGCCGATGCCGTCGCCGAAGCCGACCTCATCATGATGCTCATGCCCGACACCGAGATGGCCGCCATCTACGAGGAGTCGGTGGCGCCCAACCTCAACGACGGCGACGCGCTGTTCTTCGCCCACGGGTTCAACATCCGCTTCGGCCTCATCGCCCCGCCGCAGAACGTCGACGTCTGCATGGTGGCGCCGAAGGGCCCGGGCCACCTGGTCCGCCGCACCTACACCGAGGGCGGCGGTGTGCCGTGCCTCATCGCCGTCGAGAACGACGCGTCGGGTTCGGCCAAGGAGCTCGCGCTGGCCTACGCCGACGCCATCGGCGGGAGCCGGGCCGGTGTGATCGAGACCACCTTCACCGAGGAAACCGAGACCGACCTGTTCGGTGAGCAGGCCGTGCTCTGCGGTGGCACCAGTCGCCTCGTACAGGCCGGGTTCGAGACCCTCATCGAGGCTGGCTACCAGCCTGAGGTCGCCTACTTCGAGTGCCTCCACGAGCTCAAGCTCATCGTCGACCTCATGTACGAAGAGGGCATCGCCGGCATGCGTTACTCGGTGTCGGACACTGCCGAGTGGGGCGACCTCACCTCGGGTCCGCGCATCATCAACGACGATGTGAAGGCCGAGATGAAGAAGGTGCTCACCGAGATCCAGGACGGCACCTTCGCCAACAACTGGGTCGAGGAGAGCCGCAGCGGTCGGGCCAAGTTCCTCGCCCTCGAGGAGGCCGGTCACGAGCACCCGATCGAGAAGGTCGGCGCCAAGCTCCGCTCGATGATGCCGTGGATCTCCTCGGGCAAGACCTCGGTCCGCGAGACCTCCGGCGGCCAGGGCTGA
- a CDS encoding DUF4214 domain-containing protein, producing MKRFATGFLAALFLLPVSAAAADDSAVGLTGETPVGAAVSDYASACPEMMDSIYRLYTAYFLREPDQVGWDYWFDTYGSGPNTNLEVVSEAFAASDEFRNTYGSLSNAEFVTLIYNNVMGRAPDTAGFNHWKGALDNGYLRGSVMIAFSESAEYVGRTGTTRPMAGDLVWYDRGLTLYCEVLEGGGLEIPIPTDITTPYFDILLENGAGTAINASFAVYDGNIRKYLEEVTIEPGFYNYFWNIPLEPGEDTIVVQANGLYAYTIVFYDTPHSENRVGWE from the coding sequence ATGAAGCGCTTCGCCACTGGATTCCTCGCCGCCCTGTTCCTCCTGCCCGTCTCGGCCGCTGCCGCCGATGACTCGGCCGTCGGGTTGACGGGCGAGACGCCGGTCGGGGCCGCCGTGAGTGATTACGCGAGCGCGTGTCCCGAGATGATGGATTCGATCTACCGGCTCTACACCGCCTACTTCCTACGTGAGCCGGATCAGGTCGGATGGGACTACTGGTTCGATACCTACGGGTCGGGGCCGAACACCAACCTCGAGGTGGTCTCCGAGGCGTTCGCCGCATCCGACGAGTTCCGCAACACCTACGGCTCGTTGTCCAATGCCGAGTTCGTCACCCTCATCTACAACAACGTGATGGGCCGGGCTCCAGATACGGCTGGGTTCAACCACTGGAAGGGCGCGCTCGACAACGGCTACCTCCGCGGCTCGGTGATGATCGCCTTCTCCGAGTCCGCCGAGTACGTCGGACGCACGGGCACGACCAGGCCGATGGCTGGCGATCTCGTGTGGTATGACCGAGGACTCACCCTCTACTGCGAGGTCCTCGAGGGCGGTGGTCTCGAGATCCCGATCCCCACGGATATCACCACGCCGTACTTCGACATCCTCCTCGAGAACGGGGCCGGCACTGCGATCAACGCCTCGTTCGCGGTGTACGACGGGAACATTCGGAAGTACCTCGAGGAGGTAACGATCGAGCCGGGCTTCTACAACTACTTCTGGAACATCCCGCTCGAGCCGGGAGAGGACACCATCGTCGTCCAGGCCAACGGCCTCTACGCCTACACGATCGTGTTCTACGACACACCGCACAGCGAGAACCGGGTCGGCTGGGAGTAG